CCTCTTTGCCCTCGGTGGGACCTGGAAGAGAGTAGTTGTTCCACTGATGCACGTTTTCAGCGGGGGTTTCCCCTGACCCTTTGGTCTCGGGAAACCGGACTGTGTGTTTGTTCAGCTGTTCACGTTTTGCTGTGGAATGTCAAGGAGAAAGCGGGGTCCTGATCTCAGATCTGGAAAGccaaacataaaataatgtttacataCGGGGTGCATGTCACTAGAGGATTTATGCATTGCATTGTGTCAAATAATATgtcaaagttttttctttttctttttttttttttttttgatacggagtcttgcttcttcgcccaggctggagtgcaacggcgcgatctcggctcactgcaacctccgcctcccgggttcaagcaattctcctgcctcagcctccctagtagctgggattacgggcacgtgccacaatgcccggctaattttttttgtatttttagtagagtcggggtttcaccatgttggccaggcatgtctcgaactcctgatctcaagtgatctgcctgcgtcggcctcccaaagtgctgggatttcagacgtgagccaccgcacccggccctctaTTGTTACAGCTAGAAAAGCTGACGGGCAGGGGTCTTGTCTCTCTGATGTGTCCAAgtagcagagcttgcagtggagGGTAAACTAAAATAAgggggaaatgaaaaaataaaaggaatgcgTGTGTGTGCTTAATTACatgaacaaaatcaaacaaaacctGACTCATTAGGGCCAGActcagaggctcacacctgtaattccagcacgttgggaggccgaggcgggcagatcactagagctcaggagttcgagactagcctggccaacatggtgaaaccctgcctctactaaaaatacaataattagccgggcatggtggccatgtagtcccagctattctggaggctgaggcaggagaatcacttgaacccgggaggcggcggttacagtgagccaagatcatgccactgtactctagcctgggcaacagagggagactctgtctcaaaaaacaaaacgaaaacaaacaaacaaaaaatgagaaaaaaaaaaaaccaccccagTTTCTCACATGAGGCTTCTTTTTCTCTAGAATGAAGATGAGCTTTGCGTTGACTTTCAGGTCAGCAAAAGGCCGTTGGATCGCAAACCCCAGCCAGCCGTGCTCGAAAGCCTCCATTGGGTTATTTGTGCCAGCAAGTCCTCCTCTGGACCCTGAGAAGGTCAAAGAGTTACAGCGCTTCATCACCCTTTCCAAGAGACTCCTTGTGATGACTGGGGCAGGAATCTCCACCGAATCGGGGATACCAGACTACAGGTCAGAAAAAGTGGGGCTTTATGCCCGCACTGACCGCAGGCCCATCCAGCATGGTGATTTTGTCCGGAGTGCCCCAATCCGCCAGCGGTACTGGGCGAGAAACTTCGTAGGCTGGCCTCAATTCTCCTCCCACCAGCCTAACCCTGCACACTGGGCTTTGAGCACCTGGGAGAAACTCGGAAAGCTGTACTGGTTGGTGACCCAAAATGTGGATGCTTTGCACACCAAGGCGGGGAGTCGGCGCCTGACAGAGCTCCACGGATGCATGGACAGGTGCAGGAGCTGTACACGGTTTGAACGCAAACCCGTGTGTTGTTTTGGGAGAGTAGGGACCTTGGCTGTCTTGATCACCACAGTCTTAGACCTTGAGAAAAGGATTTCAGAGCAAGTTGTTTATTTTGCAGTTGATTCCAGTAAATTCATTGACGGAGCAAGGATGTAAaacaggaaagagaggaaagccAAGAAAGTGTGTGTTAATGAGTGGGTTACTGCCTTGGGCACTGGGGTTCAGTCCTGTGAGGGACCCTCCAACTGTCTAGGACATGCCTGAGGATTGTCTCAATGAAACTTGAGgactggggccgggcgcagtggctcacgcctgtaatcccagcattttgggaggctgaggtgggcagatcacatgagctcaggagttcgagaccagcctggccaacatggtgaaaccccatttctactaaaaatacaaaaattagccagtcgtggtggcacatgcctgtaatcccagctgcttgggaggctgaggcaggaaaatctcttgggaggcagaggttgctgcagtgagccgagattgcaccactacactccagcctgggcaacagtgcaaaaaaaaagaaaaaaagaaaaaaaaaagttgaggatggtgcacagtggctcatacctgtaatcctagcactttggaaggctgaggcaggaagattgcttgaggctaacagttcaggaccaacctggcaaacacagtgagactctgtctctatataagtaaagtaaattttatatatatatatatatatatatatatatatattttttttttttttttttttttttaaagaaagttgaggccgggtgtggtggctcacgcctgtaatcccagcactttgggaggccaaggcaggcagattacctgaggtcaggagttcaagaccaatctggtcaacatggtgaaaccccgtctctactaaaaatacaaaaatctgttgg
This sequence is a window from Homo sapiens chromosome 12, GRCh38.p14 Primary Assembly. Protein-coding genes within it:
- the SIRT4 gene encoding NAD-dependent protein lipoamidase sirtuin-4, mitochondrial isoform 1 (isoform 1 is encoded by transcript variant 3), translating into MKMSFALTFRSAKGRWIANPSQPCSKASIGLFVPASPPLDPEKVKELQRFITLSKRLLVMTGAGISTESGIPDYRSEKVGLYARTDRRPIQHGDFVRSAPIRQRYWARNFVGWPQFSSHQPNPAHWALSTWEKLGKLYWLVTQNVDALHTKAGSRRLTELHGCMDRVLCLDCGEQTPRGVLQERFQVLNPTWSAEAHGLAPDGDVFLSEEQVRSFQVPTCVQCGGHLKPDVVFFGDTVNPDKVDFVHKRVKEADSLLVVGSSLQVYSGYRFILTAWEKKLPIAILNIGPTRSDDLACLKLNSRCGELLPLIDPC